The following coding sequences lie in one Mesorhizobium sp. DCY119 genomic window:
- a CDS encoding SRPBCC domain-containing protein, which produces MSKDRAQDHEEIVVECTLAEAPEKVWRALTVPELLSAWLLPNDIRPEEGARFSFEGGPGEGGKVSCEVLDIEPHRHIRYSWRDGEAEREGLASTVSFDLTRTEAGGTHLRIAHEARVVALPAVRPQTIAAANSNRPTRMLLAA; this is translated from the coding sequence ATGAGCAAAGACCGTGCGCAGGACCATGAAGAAATTGTCGTGGAATGCACCTTGGCCGAAGCACCGGAAAAGGTCTGGCGCGCGTTGACCGTGCCGGAACTGCTTTCCGCATGGCTTCTGCCGAACGATATCCGCCCGGAGGAAGGCGCGCGCTTTTCCTTCGAAGGCGGTCCGGGCGAGGGCGGCAAGGTTTCGTGCGAAGTGCTCGACATCGAGCCGCACCGGCATATCCGCTATTCCTGGCGCGACGGCGAGGCAGAGCGCGAGGGGCTGGCGAGCACGGTCAGCTTCGATCTCACGCGAACCGAGGCTGGCGGCACGCATCTGCGCATTGCCCATGAAGCGCGCGTCGTGGCGCTCCCTGCAGTGCGACCACAGACCATCGCTGCAGCCAATTCGAACCGGCCCACCAGAATGCTGCTGGCGGCCTGA
- a CDS encoding HAMP domain-containing sensor histidine kinase, which produces MPLLRSNTADKFIVDRRKPHRNSDVARAVRKTRDRLSHRPGALAFDRELLKLHANAMVGSATAIPLLVLAITATGIFIGMRGEIMVWALLTMICYAALALYAHRVEKTDTTKLETAQTKRNFLIGHFITGLGWAYFAAINCNECQVDQFPIVKAVVLLLAMAATALIASSLRGALLTTFAVPVAVYATFGVTEPDPADLVMLALLALSLPFFVYVASRLNRSSVMLLSFRSEKDGLIAELETAKSMSDEARRRAEEANLAKSRFLASMSHELRTPLNAILGFSEVMSNEVLGPMQNQTYRDYARDVHDSGQHLLDLINEILDLSRIEAGRYQLNEEPVRLLYIVEECCHLMELKAYNKNLKVIQEFEPELPRLFADERAVRQITLNLLSNAIKFTSSGGEIRVRVGWTAGGGQYISVKDNGPGIPAEEIPVVLSAFGQGSIAIKSAEQGTGLGLPIVQGLLEMHGGEFQLHSKLRVGTEAIAIFPASRVMEVLPALPTKAAVAVGGRRR; this is translated from the coding sequence ATGCCGTTGCTGCGCTCTAACACAGCGGACAAATTCATTGTGGACCGCAGGAAACCGCACCGCAACAGCGATGTCGCGCGCGCGGTTCGCAAAACGCGTGATCGGCTTTCGCACCGGCCCGGCGCGCTTGCCTTCGACCGCGAACTGCTGAAACTTCACGCCAATGCGATGGTGGGTAGCGCAACCGCCATTCCGCTGCTGGTTCTGGCTATCACCGCCACCGGAATTTTCATCGGCATGCGCGGCGAAATCATGGTCTGGGCGCTGCTGACCATGATCTGCTACGCGGCGCTGGCGCTCTATGCGCACCGCGTCGAAAAGACCGACACGACCAAGCTCGAAACCGCGCAGACCAAACGAAACTTCCTGATCGGGCATTTCATCACCGGCCTCGGCTGGGCCTATTTCGCGGCGATCAACTGCAACGAATGCCAGGTCGACCAGTTTCCCATCGTCAAGGCCGTCGTGCTGCTGCTGGCGATGGCGGCCACCGCGCTGATCGCCTCGTCTCTGCGCGGCGCGCTGCTCACCACTTTTGCAGTGCCGGTTGCGGTCTATGCCACGTTCGGCGTTACCGAGCCGGACCCGGCCGATCTTGTCATGTTGGCGCTGCTGGCGCTTTCGCTGCCCTTCTTCGTCTATGTCGCCAGCCGCCTCAACCGCTCGTCGGTGATGCTGCTTTCCTTCCGCTCCGAAAAGGACGGGCTGATCGCCGAGCTGGAAACCGCCAAGTCCATGTCGGACGAGGCGCGCCGCCGTGCCGAGGAAGCCAATCTCGCCAAGTCGCGCTTCCTCGCCTCGATGAGCCACGAATTGCGCACGCCGCTGAACGCCATTCTCGGTTTTTCCGAAGTGATGTCGAACGAGGTTCTGGGGCCGATGCAGAACCAGACCTACCGCGATTATGCCCGCGACGTGCACGATTCCGGCCAGCATTTGCTCGACCTCATCAACGAAATCCTCGACCTGTCGCGCATCGAGGCCGGCCGCTACCAGCTCAACGAGGAGCCGGTTCGGCTTCTCTACATTGTCGAGGAATGCTGCCACCTGATGGAGCTGAAGGCCTATAACAAAAACCTGAAGGTGATCCAGGAGTTCGAGCCGGAGCTGCCGCGCCTGTTTGCCGACGAACGCGCCGTGCGTCAGATCACGCTGAACCTTCTGTCCAATGCGATCAAGTTCACCTCGTCCGGCGGCGAAATCCGCGTGCGCGTCGGCTGGACGGCGGGTGGCGGGCAATACATTTCGGTGAAGGACAACGGCCCCGGCATTCCGGCGGAGGAAATCCCGGTGGTGCTTTCGGCCTTCGGCCAGGGTTCGATCGCCATCAAGAGCGCCGAACAGGGAACCGGGCTCGGCCTGCCCATCGTCCAGGGCTTGCTGGAGATGCATGGCGGCGAGTTCCAGCTTCACTCCAAGCTGCGCGTCGGCACGGAAGCCATCGCCATCTTCCCGGCGTCGCGGGTCATGGAGGTCTTGCCGGCGCTGCCGACCAAGGCGGCTGTGGCAGTGGGCGGCCGTCGGCGATAG
- a CDS encoding nicotinate-nucleotide--dimethylbenzimidazole phosphoribosyltransferase, producing the protein MTSALPFDDFRTLLTKLPAGNAAAGERVREQFDRADKPRGSLGRLEELAVWLATWTGRPPAVNRPLVAIFAGNHGVVSQDISPRTMEATARAVELTAAGGAAINQICLAYDIGLKVFDLALHLPTADMSREAALDERGCAATMAFGMEAIAGTDLLTIGDLGVGNSTVAAAILAALYGGPGADWVGPGSGADAAMVARKAAVVDAALAVHAGHLKDPFEVLRRVGGREFAAIAGAIIAARMERIPVILDGFAATAAASVLYAIQPGALDHCVIAQLSPEPGHAKVVEKLGMRPLLNLGISHAEGAGGALAAGMVKAAALCSTGMAAALR; encoded by the coding sequence ATGACCAGCGCGCTTCCCTTTGACGATTTCCGTACATTGCTGACGAAACTGCCGGCCGGCAACGCGGCAGCCGGCGAACGCGTGCGCGAACAGTTCGACCGCGCCGACAAGCCGAGGGGGTCGCTCGGGCGATTGGAAGAGCTTGCGGTGTGGCTGGCGACATGGACCGGACGCCCGCCCGCCGTGAACCGTCCGCTGGTCGCGATCTTTGCCGGCAACCACGGCGTCGTCAGCCAGGACATCTCGCCGCGCACGATGGAAGCGACGGCGCGGGCGGTCGAACTCACCGCCGCCGGCGGGGCGGCGATCAACCAGATCTGCCTGGCATACGATATCGGCCTGAAGGTCTTCGACCTCGCGCTGCATCTGCCGACCGCCGATATGTCCCGGGAAGCAGCGCTGGACGAACGCGGCTGCGCGGCCACGATGGCCTTCGGCATGGAAGCGATCGCCGGCACGGACCTTCTCACCATCGGCGATCTCGGCGTCGGCAACTCGACCGTTGCCGCGGCGATTCTCGCAGCTCTCTACGGCGGACCGGGCGCGGATTGGGTCGGGCCGGGTTCGGGTGCCGATGCAGCCATGGTTGCCCGCAAGGCGGCGGTGGTTGACGCTGCACTTGCCGTGCATGCCGGCCACCTGAAAGACCCGTTCGAGGTGCTGCGCCGCGTCGGCGGGCGCGAATTCGCCGCCATTGCCGGCGCCATCATCGCCGCGCGCATGGAGCGCATTCCGGTGATCCTGGACGGGTTTGCCGCGACGGCCGCAGCCTCGGTGCTTTACGCAATTCAGCCGGGCGCCTTGGATCACTGCGTGATCGCGCAGCTTTCGCCCGAACCGGGCCACGCGAAGGTTGTCGAAAAGCTCGGAATGCGGCCCTTGCTCAATCTCGGCATCAGCCATGCCGAAGGGGCGGGCGGCGCGCTCGCCGCCGGAATGGTCAAGGCCGCAGCGCTGTGCAGCACCGGCATGGCCGCGGCTCTAAGGTAA
- a CDS encoding TIGR02281 family clan AA aspartic protease: MSRSIWIILGVMAVGLVLLVLNDMNGDVSGLSSDTFGRVLYLGIFGAVVGAGILSSRHRLGDVARNLALWLLVILVFIAGYQYRYELQDIASRVTAGLVPGSPLSITDSDGRTTVTLEKMPNGHFEARIGVDGAAMQVLVDTGATSTVLTANDARRAGFDPETLAYTIPVATANGNATAARVTAKELTLGAITRRNVTLLVAAPGMLDQSLLGMNFIGTLSGFDMRGDRMILRD, from the coding sequence ATGAGCCGTTCGATCTGGATCATTCTTGGGGTTATGGCGGTCGGGCTGGTCCTGCTCGTGCTGAACGACATGAACGGCGATGTTTCCGGCCTGTCTAGCGACACATTCGGCCGCGTGCTCTATCTCGGCATTTTCGGCGCGGTGGTTGGTGCCGGCATTCTCAGTTCGCGGCACCGTCTGGGTGACGTCGCCCGCAATCTGGCGCTATGGCTGCTGGTGATTCTCGTGTTCATCGCCGGCTACCAATATCGCTACGAATTGCAGGATATCGCCAGCCGCGTCACCGCCGGCCTGGTGCCGGGCAGCCCGCTTTCGATCACTGATTCCGACGGCCGCACGACCGTGACCCTGGAAAAGATGCCGAACGGCCATTTTGAAGCCCGGATCGGGGTCGACGGCGCGGCCATGCAGGTCCTGGTCGATACGGGCGCGACAAGCACCGTGCTGACGGCCAATGACGCCCGCCGCGCCGGCTTCGATCCTGAGACGCTCGCCTATACGATCCCGGTTGCCACCGCCAACGGCAACGCCACGGCGGCAAGGGTGACGGCCAAGGAATTGACGCTTGGCGCAATCACGCGGCGCAATGTGACGCTGCTGGTCGCCGCCCCCGGCATGCTCGACCAGAGCCTGCTCGGCATGAATTTCATCGGCACCCTGTCGGGCTTCGACATGCGCGGCGACCGCATGATCCTGCGGGATTGA
- a CDS encoding glutathione S-transferase, whose protein sequence is MKLYDGGRAPNPRRVRVFLAEKGIEVPLVPVDMGALGHKGDEVARRNPLQRLPVLELDDGTILTESVAICRYFEELHPEPALFGRGALGRAQVEMWQRRMELNLLSCVAQAFRHIHPAMKEWEVPQIPEWGEANKPKVLEFLSILDGELADREFAAGEEFSIADITGLIAVDFMKPARITVPEELTNVVRWYQAISARPSAKA, encoded by the coding sequence TTGAAACTCTATGATGGCGGGCGCGCGCCCAATCCGCGGCGGGTCCGCGTGTTCCTGGCCGAAAAAGGCATCGAGGTGCCGCTGGTGCCGGTCGATATGGGCGCTTTGGGACACAAGGGCGACGAGGTCGCGCGGCGCAATCCGCTGCAGCGCCTGCCTGTTCTCGAACTTGACGATGGGACGATCCTCACTGAATCCGTCGCTATCTGCCGCTATTTCGAGGAGCTTCACCCCGAGCCGGCGCTGTTCGGGCGCGGCGCGCTCGGCAGAGCCCAGGTCGAGATGTGGCAGCGGCGCATGGAGCTCAATCTGCTCAGTTGCGTGGCGCAGGCGTTCCGCCACATCCACCCGGCGATGAAGGAGTGGGAAGTCCCGCAAATTCCGGAATGGGGTGAAGCAAACAAGCCGAAGGTCCTGGAATTCCTCAGCATTCTCGACGGCGAACTGGCTGACCGCGAATTCGCCGCCGGCGAGGAATTCTCCATTGCCGATATCACCGGCTTGATCGCCGTCGACTTCATGAAGCCGGCGCGCATCACCGTCCCTGAAGAGCTGACCAACGTCGTCCGCTGGTATCAGGCGATTTCTGCCCGGCCAAGCGCCAAAGCCTGA
- a CDS encoding DUF1289 domain-containing protein gives MAAIESPCILVCSMDMKTGYCFGCGRTRDEISAWLDMTPMQRREVMTLLPARLETVERRPRRETRRTRMARERGQVI, from the coding sequence ATGGCGGCGATCGAATCACCGTGCATCCTTGTCTGCTCGATGGACATGAAGACCGGCTATTGCTTCGGTTGTGGACGCACGCGCGACGAAATCTCCGCCTGGCTCGACATGACGCCGATGCAGCGCCGCGAAGTGATGACGCTTCTGCCGGCACGGCTGGAAACGGTCGAGCGGCGGCCCCGCCGCGAAACGCGGCGCACGCGCATGGCCCGCGAACGCGGCCAGGTGATTTGA
- a CDS encoding VOC family protein has translation MKVKRIVANIGTPDVAAAKRFYHDILGLDLLMGIGWIATYGSQEEMRVQISFATEGGSGTPVPDLSIEVDDLDEALERVRKAGIAVEYGPADEPWGVRRFYVRDPFGKLVNILAHAA, from the coding sequence ATGAAGGTCAAACGCATCGTCGCCAATATCGGCACGCCGGATGTCGCCGCAGCCAAACGCTTCTATCACGACATTCTCGGCCTCGACCTGCTGATGGGTATCGGCTGGATCGCAACCTACGGCTCACAGGAAGAAATGCGCGTCCAGATCAGCTTTGCCACTGAGGGTGGCTCGGGAACGCCGGTGCCGGACCTTTCGATCGAGGTGGACGATTTGGATGAGGCGCTTGAGCGGGTGCGGAAAGCCGGCATTGCGGTGGAATATGGCCCGGCCGACGAGCCCTGGGGCGTGAGGCGCTTTTACGTGCGCGATCCGTTTGGGAAACTGGTGAATATATTGGCGCATGCGGCTTGA
- the dusA gene encoding tRNA dihydrouridine(20/20a) synthase DusA, whose translation MSGLPVVTVAPMMDWTDRHCRFFHRQLTSRALLYTEMVVADAVIHGARERLLGFSLPEHPIALQLGGSDPAKLAEAARIGEGFGYDEINLNVGCPSDRVQSGTFGACLMKTPALVAECTAAMKAAVKIPVTVKCRIGVDEQDPEPALDALADGVFAAGADALWVHARKAWLEGLSPKENRDIPPLDYDRVYRLKAKNPNRFIGINGGIQTLDESRRHLEHVDGVMLGRAAYHTPGVLIDADAALYGDAARDFDFSTLIETMADYAGRHIAEGGRLGHVTRHMVGLFHGMPGARRFRQILSTDATRPGAGPDVLRQAFAEIDFERASQAA comes from the coding sequence ATTTCCGGGCTTCCCGTAGTAACGGTTGCACCTATGATGGACTGGACGGACAGGCACTGCCGGTTCTTCCATCGCCAGCTCACCAGCCGTGCGCTGCTCTACACCGAAATGGTCGTGGCCGACGCCGTCATTCATGGTGCGCGCGAGCGGCTGCTTGGTTTTTCGCTGCCGGAGCATCCAATTGCACTGCAGCTTGGCGGTTCCGACCCGGCGAAGCTGGCTGAGGCTGCGCGCATCGGCGAGGGGTTCGGCTATGATGAGATCAACCTCAATGTCGGCTGCCCGTCCGACCGCGTGCAGTCCGGCACCTTCGGCGCCTGCCTGATGAAGACGCCGGCGCTGGTGGCCGAATGCACGGCGGCTATGAAGGCGGCGGTGAAGATACCCGTCACGGTCAAATGCCGCATCGGCGTTGATGAGCAGGACCCCGAACCGGCGCTGGATGCGCTGGCCGATGGCGTTTTTGCCGCCGGTGCAGACGCGCTGTGGGTGCATGCGCGCAAGGCGTGGCTGGAAGGGCTCAGCCCCAAGGAAAACCGCGATATCCCGCCGCTCGACTATGATCGCGTCTATCGGCTCAAGGCCAAAAATCCGAATCGATTCATCGGCATCAACGGCGGTATTCAGACGCTGGATGAAAGCCGAAGGCATCTCGAGCATGTCGATGGCGTTATGCTTGGCCGCGCCGCCTATCACACGCCCGGCGTCCTCATCGATGCCGATGCGGCTCTCTATGGCGATGCCGCGCGCGATTTCGATTTCTCTACGCTGATCGAGACGATGGCCGACTATGCCGGCCGTCACATCGCTGAGGGCGGTCGGCTCGGCCATGTCACGCGCCATATGGTCGGGCTGTTCCACGGCATGCCCGGCGCGCGGCGCTTCCGCCAGATCCTTTCCACCGACGCCACGCGTCCGGGTGCCGGGCCGGATGTGCTACGCCAGGCCTTTGCCGAGATCGATTTCGAGCGCGCCAGCCAGGCAGCCTGA
- a CDS encoding thermonuclease family protein, whose protein sequence is MSRNWSRRRRYTPPRSPFRKFLDYCVAFAILGLIVLIVARLDRVETRQTTGAAIVNDGDSITLGAERIRLRGIDAPEYTQTCQKDGADYPCGRRAREALARLVAGKSVSCSGWERDRYNRLLGVCTAGGVDLNRAQVEQGWAVAYGDYDDLEQAARQKGLGIWAGTFERPREWRDTHRMPVEPHHGSAGSMLNWLREMLRLS, encoded by the coding sequence ATGTCGCGGAACTGGTCGCGCAGAAGGCGTTACACCCCGCCGCGCAGCCCATTCCGGAAGTTTCTCGACTATTGCGTCGCCTTTGCGATTCTCGGGCTGATTGTCCTCATTGTCGCGCGTCTCGACCGGGTCGAGACCCGCCAGACGACCGGCGCGGCAATCGTCAACGACGGCGATTCGATCACGCTCGGCGCCGAGCGCATCCGCCTGCGCGGCATCGACGCGCCAGAATACACTCAAACCTGCCAGAAGGACGGCGCCGACTATCCCTGCGGCCGGCGCGCCCGCGAAGCGCTCGCGCGGCTTGTGGCGGGCAAATCCGTTTCCTGTTCGGGCTGGGAGCGCGACCGCTACAACCGGCTGCTTGGCGTCTGCACGGCCGGCGGTGTCGATTTGAACCGCGCGCAGGTGGAGCAGGGCTGGGCGGTCGCCTATGGCGACTATGACGATCTTGAACAGGCAGCGCGCCAGAAGGGCCTGGGCATCTGGGCCGGCACATTCGAGCGTCCGCGTGAGTGGCGCGACACGCATCGCATGCCGGTCGAGCCGCATCACGGCAGCGCCGGTTCGATGCTCAACTGGCTGCGGGAAATGCTTCGATTGTCGTGA
- a CDS encoding uracil-DNA glycosylase family protein: MPAELDRLVAEIRACRICVEQPLARPLPHEPRPVVVASTSARVLIAGQAPGTKVHASGMPFDDRSGDRLRDWLGVTREQFYNARNFAIVPMGFCFPGQDAKGGDLPPRRECAPAWRQRLIDLMPQVDLVLAIGLYAQSWHLGAARKASLNETVRDWRAIHDAPTMPRVIPLPHPSWRNTGWLKQNPWFEMELLPVLKSEIRHRIS, from the coding sequence ATGCCTGCCGAGCTCGACCGGCTCGTGGCCGAAATCCGCGCCTGCCGCATCTGCGTCGAGCAGCCGCTTGCCCGGCCCCTGCCGCATGAGCCGCGGCCGGTCGTGGTGGCGTCCACGTCCGCCCGCGTCCTGATTGCGGGGCAGGCGCCGGGCACCAAGGTCCATGCCAGCGGCATGCCGTTCGACGACCGCTCGGGCGACCGTCTGCGCGACTGGCTCGGGGTGACGCGCGAGCAGTTCTACAACGCGCGCAACTTCGCCATCGTGCCGATGGGTTTTTGCTTTCCGGGGCAGGATGCCAAGGGCGGCGACCTGCCGCCGCGCCGCGAATGCGCGCCCGCATGGCGGCAGCGGCTTATCGATCTCATGCCGCAGGTCGATCTTGTTCTTGCGATCGGGCTTTATGCGCAGAGTTGGCATCTGGGCGCGGCGCGCAAGGCGTCGCTGAACGAAACGGTGCGTGACTGGCGCGCCATCCATGACGCTCCGACGATGCCGCGTGTCATCCCGCTGCCGCACCCGTCCTGGCGCAATACGGGGTGGCTGAAACAGAATCCATGGTTTGAAATGGAATTGCTGCCTGTCCTCAAATCGGAAATCCGGCATCGCATTTCCTGA
- a CDS encoding ATP-dependent Clp protease proteolytic subunit: protein MSGISNLVPMVIEQSSRGERAFDIFSRLLRERIIFINGPIDDNVSALVCAQLLSLESDNPKKEIALYINSPGGVVSSGFAIYDTMQYINSPVSTVCMGTAGSMGSFLLMAGAPGMRIALPNASIILHQPSGGFQGQASDIQRHAEDIIKVKKRMYALYAKHCGRTMEEVERTLDRDYFMTAEEARDWGIVDHIYERRELTAA, encoded by the coding sequence ATGAGCGGAATTTCCAATCTCGTGCCGATGGTCATCGAGCAGTCGAGCCGGGGCGAGCGCGCCTTCGACATTTTTTCGCGGCTGCTGCGCGAGCGCATCATCTTCATCAACGGGCCGATCGACGACAACGTCTCGGCGCTGGTTTGCGCGCAGCTTCTGTCGCTGGAATCGGACAACCCCAAGAAGGAGATCGCGCTTTACATCAATTCGCCGGGCGGCGTGGTTTCCAGCGGCTTCGCCATCTACGACACGATGCAATACATCAATAGCCCGGTTTCCACCGTCTGCATGGGCACGGCGGGATCGATGGGGTCTTTTCTCCTGATGGCCGGCGCGCCGGGAATGCGTATCGCGCTGCCCAATGCCAGCATCATCCTGCACCAGCCGTCCGGCGGGTTTCAGGGCCAGGCATCAGACATCCAGCGCCACGCCGAGGATATTATCAAGGTCAAGAAGCGCATGTACGCGCTCTACGCCAAGCATTGCGGGCGCACGATGGAGGAGGTCGAGCGCACGCTGGACCGCGACTATTTCATGACAGCCGAGGAAGCCCGCGACTGGGGCATTGTCGATCATATTTATGAGCGGCGGGAACTGACTGCGGCCTGA
- a CDS encoding metalloregulator ArsR/SmtB family transcription factor: protein MIESEIFRALADPTRRAVFERLAGGEMSVGDLKAGFEISQPAVSQHLAALRKAGLVTERREGRNVFYRVEPEGLSPLAGWVERYRNFWPDRVERLKDVLKGMDQ from the coding sequence ATGATCGAGTCGGAAATCTTTCGCGCCCTTGCCGATCCCACCCGCCGCGCCGTCTTTGAACGGCTGGCGGGCGGCGAGATGAGCGTTGGCGACCTCAAGGCGGGCTTTGAAATTTCGCAGCCGGCGGTTTCCCAGCATCTGGCGGCGCTGCGCAAGGCCGGGCTGGTGACCGAGCGGCGGGAAGGGCGCAACGTGTTCTATCGCGTCGAGCCGGAGGGTCTGTCGCCGCTTGCCGGCTGGGTCGAGCGCTATCGCAATTTCTGGCCGGATCGCGTCGAACGGCTGAAGGACGTGCTGAAGGGAATGGACCAATGA